The DNA sequence AGTGATATTCCGGTAACAATATTCCTGACGTGTGTTGTGTCATATGACTTAAGATGCCAAGCTATCTTAAGTTTACGGAAACAAGTCTGTTCTTCCTTCATGCAGAACATTTTCCCCTCATATGCAGTTTATACTATTGTTAGCAGAgaagctgcagtggaaataaATACTTAACGTCTGTGTTATACCAAAATGATACATATTAGTCTGAACATCTAACTTTTTTCTTATCTGTAGGTCTTATTTAGCAGATGATAATCAGATAAAATCAATCAAGACTGGGGCTCTTTGTGCAGCTAGTTAAAATCTAAGTTTACTTTCTTGAtttctgtttgtcatttggGAAAATAGGTGTGCTGGCAACGGGTAAATTTTGTCATGTGTTTATTAAGTGAGGGTGGGAGGTTGAGTGGTTTTCATGCTTCCCTTAATGTTTTACTGTAAGTGGAGGAATTGCTTAACTGAGCTTAAATTTGTGTCTATAAGGGGTGTAATTATATGTGTTACTCTCGCAGTTTTGTGGTATTTATCACTTGTTGAAAAATGCAGTGCTGTGATTGTTGAACTGATGTGTCCTGTTTTTGTCACTACATGTGATTGTACATTTATCTAAATGGGTCATGCAGTactctgtttcatttcataGTCTATACTGTTATATTTGTATTATGTTTAATGTCACgctgaatttaaaaatgaataggTAAAGTTCTTTCTATGCCACTCAAAGCTGCCTCATCATTTACTTATATTTTGATCAATCTGTCGTAGGACCCTGAACGTAAGCCGCTGATCCCTCCGAACCCCGTCAGCAAACCCCCAAATGGGCAGGACTGGATCACTACCACTGTCCCCTCAGCGCGGACAGATGAACAGGCCCTCCTTACATCCATCCTCACCAAGACAGCACAGTAAGACTCCTTTACACAGCCATAGACAAGCCAAACTCGGCATGTAGTTcccgatgatgatgatgataataataataatagtaaagaTGTAATTCATACAGTGCCTCAGTAAACACACGTTGTCTCTGTTGTTCTGCAGGAACATCATTGATGTCTCAGCAGCTGACTCCGTCATGATGGAGCAGCATGAATACATGGACAAAGCTCGGCAATACAGGTATGTTGGTGAGCACTTgtcttctgtcttctgttttctgttttcttgtttgtgtttctgtatgggAAGACTGTGTGGTCTGTTTAGAGCAGACTTTACTTTCGAAATGAGACGAATCAATTTGTATTGCACTCATGTGAAGATAGTTATCATTCACCAGCTGAATCATAGACGGCCTATAAACTGTAAACATAGCATGACTTGTTACAGCcatgtaataaaaacattctTAGTTTACAAGATGTTGAGTTTTATGCTTTACTGCTGTATGTGCACTGGATTGTGCTTTTAGGCTGTGTTATCTGGTTGTGTCTGACTAATTAAAAGCTTGTGGGAAAGTAAGTTATTTACACAAATGAGATGTTCAGATGACTATTTAAAAATGGGCCAACTGTATATGCACAGGTACTGTATATGCTGGTTGTGATGGGTTTTGGCTTAAATATTGGTGAGAAGAATGAAACTGTAAACAATGTACATCAACCCAACAGCTCTAGAAGGTTGTAGGGGAAGTGATCCAAccaaaaaattacaacagtgtGTGCCTTTCCCCTTAACATTCATCTTAAACATCACATTCAATGACACCCAGTGGCAGTCAGATGATTTCCACCAAACACAGCAGCTATGTTCAGGCTAAAACACAGGTACAAGAGATGAGGTGATGAGCCCTAgacaaagtgtgttttaaacttAAACTGCAATTTATGTAATGACAGGACAACAGCCAAAGTaagctcctgttttttttttgttgtttcagtaCAAAACTTGCTGTGTTGAGCAACAGTCTGCCCCAGAAGAAAGCCCTTGCTCTCCCCT is a window from the Thunnus thynnus chromosome 7, fThuThy2.1, whole genome shotgun sequence genome containing:
- the lamtor1 gene encoding ragulator complex protein LAMTOR1 — encoded protein: MGCCYSSENETTEQDPERKPLIPPNPVSKPPNGQDWITTTVPSARTDEQALLTSILTKTAQNIIDVSAADSVMMEQHEYMDKARQYSTKLAVLSNSLPQKKALALPSLTSQPHQVLASDLVPYSDVQQVSKIAAYAYSAISQIKVDAKEELVVQFAIP